One part of the Alphaproteobacteria bacterium genome encodes these proteins:
- the pstA gene encoding phosphate ABC transporter permease PstA, translating into MAIAMTLLLTLIGDLVVRGLPRIDYDFLTNFPSRRAARAGILSAWVGSLLVMLVTALLAVPVGVAAGLYLEEYARKGKLANIIEINVANLAGVPSIIYGLLALGLFVYGMNLGKTVIVAGMTLALLILPIVIVSTREAVRSIPRVIKEGAYGLGADQWQVMWNYIIPAARPGILTGAIVGLSRAIGETAPIITIGALTFIAFLPPPPVSGEFPFISFEWLTAPFTVLPIQMFNWVSRPQVDFHTNAAATGVVLMVLTLSLNGIAIWIRYRLRKAHRN; encoded by the coding sequence ATGGCCATTGCCATGACGCTTTTGCTCACCTTGATAGGCGATCTCGTGGTGCGCGGATTGCCGCGGATCGACTACGATTTCCTGACCAATTTCCCGTCGCGCCGGGCCGCGCGCGCCGGCATCCTTTCGGCCTGGGTCGGATCGCTCCTTGTCATGCTGGTAACGGCGCTGCTTGCCGTGCCGGTCGGGGTGGCAGCCGGCCTCTATCTGGAGGAGTATGCGAGGAAGGGGAAGCTGGCGAACATTATCGAGATCAACGTGGCGAACCTCGCCGGCGTGCCTTCGATCATTTACGGACTGCTTGCGCTCGGCCTCTTCGTCTATGGCATGAACCTCGGCAAGACCGTGATTGTGGCCGGCATGACGCTGGCGCTGCTGATCCTGCCGATCGTTATCGTGTCCACGCGCGAGGCGGTGCGTTCGATTCCACGCGTCATCAAGGAGGGCGCCTACGGGCTTGGCGCCGACCAATGGCAGGTGATGTGGAACTACATCATTCCCGCGGCGCGGCCTGGTATCCTGACCGGCGCCATCGTTGGACTCAGTCGCGCCATCGGCGAGACGGCGCCAATAATCACGATCGGCGCACTGACTTTCATTGCCTTCCTGCCGCCGCCCCCGGTGTCGGGTGAGTTCCCATTCATTTCTTTCGAGTGGCTGACCGCGCCCTTCACCGTGCTGCCGATCCAGATGTTCAATTGGGTGTCACGCCCTCAGGTCGATTTCCACACGAACGCGGCGGCGACCGGCGTCGTGCTGATGGTGCTGACCCTCTCGCTCAACGGCATCGCGATCTGGATACGCTACCGGCTTCGCAAGGCGCACAGAAACTAA
- the pstB gene encoding phosphate ABC transporter ATP-binding protein PstB, with protein sequence MPPPIKPAAEQENLRARLEDFNFFYADGTQAIKNVTMPILDRKVTAIIGPSGCGKSTLLRSLNRMHDLYPGNRYEGRIILEPEGENLVGPDADPVLVRLRIGMVFQKPNPFPKSIYENVAAGLRVRGVRNRVVIDEAVESALKRAAVWDETKDKLHGSAYDLSGGQQQRLCIARALASNPEILLLDEPTSALDPIATAKIEDLVQELSESVTIVIVTHNMQQAARISHRTAFMYLGNLIEFGETEQIFRAPKHPRTENYITGRYG encoded by the coding sequence ATGCCGCCCCCGATCAAGCCGGCAGCGGAGCAGGAGAACCTGCGCGCCCGGCTCGAAGACTTCAACTTCTTTTATGCGGACGGCACGCAGGCGATCAAGAATGTGACCATGCCGATCCTCGATCGGAAGGTGACAGCGATTATCGGACCTTCCGGCTGCGGCAAGTCCACGCTTCTTCGCAGTCTCAACCGGATGCACGACCTTTATCCGGGCAACCGCTACGAGGGGCGGATCATTCTCGAGCCTGAAGGCGAGAATCTGGTCGGGCCCGATGCGGATCCGGTACTGGTGCGGCTGCGCATCGGTATGGTGTTCCAGAAACCGAACCCCTTTCCAAAATCCATATACGAGAACGTCGCTGCCGGATTGCGCGTGCGGGGCGTCAGAAATCGCGTGGTGATCGACGAAGCGGTGGAAAGCGCGCTCAAACGGGCTGCGGTGTGGGACGAGACCAAGGACAAGCTGCACGGTTCGGCCTATGACCTTTCGGGCGGGCAGCAACAGCGCCTGTGCATTGCTCGCGCCCTGGCGTCGAACCCCGAAATTCTGCTCCTTGACGAGCCGACTTCTGCGCTTGATCCGATCGCAACGGCGAAGATCGAGGACCTGGTGCAAGAGCTTTCGGAGAGCGTCACGATCGTAATCGTGACGCACAACATGCAGCAGGCAGCGCGCATCTCGCACCGCACGGCATTCATGTATCTGGGAAATTTGATCGAGTTCGGCGAAACCGAGCAGATTTTCAGAGCGCCGAAGCATCCGAGAACCGAAAACTACATCACGGGTCGCTACGGTTGA
- the phoU gene encoding phosphate signaling complex protein PhoU has product MTEKHTLRSFDDALDNLSSRISTMGQHVIAMVDTAGKVFRDRDVEGAKQLVRRDLDIDRQQDEINAAVVELLSRFNPIARDLREVLAMEHVAANLERIGDHAKNIAKRSITGPQPIASGGGAELLDQLHNFVLRSLRDVMRALGDRDVLLADQVHRNDDHMDQLYDDLFHTIIADLQVSHGTAANEIQALFVGKSLERIGDHATNIAEEIRFMTKGDMPSATRESDLSH; this is encoded by the coding sequence ATGACTGAGAAGCATACGCTGCGTTCGTTCGATGATGCCCTTGACAATCTGTCTTCGCGAATTTCGACCATGGGACAGCATGTCATCGCAATGGTGGACACAGCGGGAAAGGTATTTCGTGACCGGGACGTCGAAGGCGCGAAACAACTGGTAAGAAGAGATCTGGACATCGACCGTCAGCAAGACGAAATCAATGCCGCCGTGGTCGAGTTACTCTCCCGTTTCAATCCCATTGCCCGCGACCTGCGGGAAGTACTGGCAATGGAGCATGTGGCGGCGAATCTGGAGCGGATAGGCGATCACGCGAAGAACATCGCCAAGCGGTCGATCACGGGTCCCCAGCCGATTGCTTCCGGGGGAGGCGCGGAACTTCTGGATCAGCTGCACAATTTCGTTTTGCGCTCGCTCCGCGATGTGATGCGCGCACTGGGCGATCGCGATGTTTTGCTTGCGGACCAGGTACATCGCAATGACGACCATATGGACCAGCTCTATGACGACCTGTTCCACACGATCATAGCTGACCTTCAGGTATCCCATGGAACGGCCGCCAACGAAATTCAGGCACTTTTTGTCGGCAAGAGCCTGGAGCGCATCGGGGACCACGCGACCAACATAGCCGAGGAAATCCGTTTCATGACCAAAGGAGACATGCCGTCGGCGACACGTGAATCTGATCTGTCTCATTGA
- a CDS encoding endonuclease/exonuclease/phosphatase family protein, with protein MKVISWNLLRQTGATVENISMLIDRERPDLLLLQEATNDIEALTSLAGGNIRHMPMPGRIYGLAAWTPGRLEQPTELSLPVSSLPGRLPRRIAQIVQLNGIAFANIHLSHGQRLNRRQLTYTAASLEGPAAIIGDFNAVGPIFLRGFTDIGPRRATHRAANVVPFRLDRCLARGLRCTSTGILDRGRSDHCPIVLDLATSGEECLEAEPVRMMSWYRRR; from the coding sequence GTGAAAGTAATCAGCTGGAACCTTCTGCGCCAGACAGGTGCGACTGTCGAAAACATTTCGATGCTTATCGACAGGGAGCGACCTGATCTCCTGTTGTTGCAGGAAGCGACGAACGATATTGAAGCCTTGACGTCGCTGGCCGGTGGAAACATCCGGCACATGCCGATGCCTGGCCGGATATACGGGCTGGCGGCCTGGACTCCGGGTCGCCTGGAGCAGCCGACGGAACTGTCGCTGCCTGTTTCCTCTCTGCCCGGCCGTCTGCCGCGCCGCATTGCGCAGATAGTGCAACTCAATGGAATTGCCTTTGCGAATATACATCTGTCGCACGGACAACGGCTGAACCGGCGTCAGCTTACTTACACGGCGGCGTCCCTTGAAGGTCCCGCCGCCATTATCGGGGATTTCAATGCTGTCGGTCCGATATTCCTTCGCGGCTTTACCGATATCGGTCCCCGTCGGGCGACGCACCGGGCAGCCAATGTCGTTCCGTTCCGGCTAGACCGATGTCTGGCGCGCGGCCTGCGCTGTACCAGTACCGGGATACTAGACCGCGGGCGTTCCGACCATTGCCCTATCGTTCTGGATCTGGCGACCTCCGGTGAGGAGTGCCTGGAAGCAGAGCCTGTCCGGATGATGTCATGGTACCGACGTCGGTAA
- a CDS encoding phospholipase D-like domain-containing protein, with translation MTYVLPDLFSHGMLIGVIHVILGGAVTIHVLLRRRSVRAAIAWIGVAWLSPLFGATAYYFFGINRVARRASRLRQAINLRAAAPQGCAAPEIPENIGLIARVVKQLTGQALTGGNSIVALECGDKAYPAMLSAIRNARHSIAFASYIFRADRVGRLFIKALCEAQARGVHVRVLIDGIGGGYFYAPAVRALRREGVTVARFLHNRLPWRMPYLNMRSHKKILVVDGRTAFTGGMNIADENVIGRHPEHPVSDIHFRVEGPAVRHLMETFSEDWGFTTGEMLDDDVWWPELHNAGSVWARGISSGPDEQVGILETVLAAAIFAANKRLRIVTPYFLPDEKLMYAIEWAALRGLSIDILIPERSDHRVLDWAMGAHLRQLPPGISIYRVSQPFSHAKLMTVDGHWCLIGTANWDTRSTRLNFEFNLEAYSRATTAEIDGMIDARIAVSHRVPASQLATQPLALRLRDAAARLMLPYL, from the coding sequence ATGACCTATGTCCTGCCGGATTTATTCAGTCACGGAATGCTGATCGGCGTTATTCACGTGATCCTGGGAGGCGCCGTAACGATCCATGTTCTTCTCCGCCGCAGATCCGTCCGGGCCGCGATTGCCTGGATCGGGGTGGCGTGGCTGTCGCCGCTCTTCGGCGCAACCGCATATTATTTCTTCGGGATAAACCGCGTTGCCCGTCGCGCCTCGCGACTGCGTCAGGCGATCAATTTGCGCGCGGCTGCGCCGCAGGGATGCGCCGCCCCCGAGATTCCTGAAAACATCGGCCTCATAGCACGCGTCGTCAAACAACTGACGGGGCAGGCGCTGACCGGCGGCAACAGCATCGTTGCGCTGGAATGCGGTGACAAGGCTTACCCGGCGATGCTGTCCGCGATACGGAATGCCCGGCACAGCATCGCGTTTGCATCCTACATCTTTCGGGCCGACAGGGTCGGCCGGTTATTCATCAAGGCGCTTTGCGAAGCGCAAGCGCGGGGCGTCCATGTACGGGTGCTCATCGACGGCATCGGCGGCGGCTATTTTTACGCGCCCGCGGTTCGGGCGCTACGCCGCGAAGGCGTAACCGTTGCGCGCTTCCTCCATAACAGGCTGCCCTGGCGGATGCCGTATCTGAACATGCGCAGCCACAAGAAAATACTGGTCGTGGACGGCAGGACAGCTTTTACCGGCGGGATGAATATCGCTGACGAGAACGTTATCGGCCGTCACCCGGAGCATCCCGTTTCCGATATTCACTTTCGCGTGGAGGGCCCGGCGGTTCGCCACCTTATGGAAACGTTTTCGGAGGATTGGGGGTTTACCACCGGGGAGATGCTTGACGACGACGTCTGGTGGCCCGAACTCCACAATGCCGGTTCTGTCTGGGCGCGCGGCATAAGTTCCGGTCCGGATGAGCAGGTCGGAATTCTGGAAACCGTTCTGGCCGCCGCGATTTTTGCGGCCAACAAACGGCTACGGATTGTAACGCCGTATTTTCTCCCGGATGAGAAACTCATGTATGCGATAGAATGGGCGGCACTGCGCGGACTCTCGATAGACATCCTCATTCCGGAAAGGTCGGACCACCGCGTGCTGGACTGGGCCATGGGTGCGCATCTCAGGCAGCTGCCACCCGGCATCAGCATCTATCGGGTATCCCAGCCGTTCAGTCACGCGAAACTGATGACCGTGGATGGCCATTGGTGCCTGATCGGAACAGCAAACTGGGACACTCGCAGCACGAGACTGAACTTCGAATTCAATCTGGAGGCGTATTCCCGTGCAACCACCGCGGAAATTGACGGCATGATCGACGCAAGGATCGCGGTATCGCACCGGGTGCCGGCGTCGCAACTCGCGACGCAACCGCTTGCCTTGCGTCTGCGGGACGCGGCGGCGCGGCTGATGTTGCCGTATTTATAA
- a CDS encoding CheR family methyltransferase, with product MATDFPIVALGSSAGGLEPMQAFFRTIAPDTPMGFVVIAHLSPDRESMLVEILRRSAPIPVKPAVDGDAVEPGSVHVIQPGTLLTIESGRLKVAAAGNQRPLNQIDIFFSSLAADAAERAIGIILSGTGSDGTIGVKRIKEHGGLSITQGADHSTPKHTGMPESVISAGLSDYILPPEKMMDRITAYLKAAESVATAIEEETPTQDPDAVRLEICALLAKQLGHDFSGYKEGSFMRRVQRRMQVLQIFNVGDYVDTLRDNPAEHEALFRDLLIGVTYFFRNDDAFESLEKNVIPELVEDIDPNTDVRVWVPGCATGEEVYSLAILLSEGAARAGSRPKICIFGSDLAEDALAAARAGRYPAPLLRGVSEERKERFFDSDGLTYTVRKELRKLCVFSHHNITNDPPFPRLDLISCRNLLIYFGSDLQQQLLPVFHYALRSGGFLFLGTSESVSRGTELFTPVDSTNSIFRRNDDPGRAAPAPILPFTRTRSAGEGHYRNRTAGMSAVSRAVGELVVARYVPPHVVVDRSGNIIHSSSGTGKYLELSTGKPIQQILPMARKELRFDLMLALKEAREGNRAASRRGMMLEPDSDKVQAVVLIVEPLTIDREEPLYVVLFDETGPTQVRENDSIPLPANRSEDDGRQLEQELHEMRERIQLLTEQYEISLNEARSTNEELLSLNEELQSANEELETSKEESQSMNEELQSVNADLELKMRALDTAHSDLQNVFAGTDIAVVFLDLNLRIRMFTPKVQGIFNLLPSDRGRPLTDITYKVDLPDLCDNIQSVANSGEPLERRVNCGDQHFLMRVLPYQGGGEGVEGTLVTFVDVSEIVHAEDHLRTMIDELNHRVRNMLTVIMALARLTARRTTDPEAFVEVFSGRLEAMATSYNLISQEGWTSVDLAELIRDATQAHELSGDACISLSGPPLRVNPKAALALGMVLHELGTNAVKYGALSASEGRVSIDWKTEQDEIGDWLVLRWRETDGPAVVAPRGSGYGTTLIEREVEYELDGTVDIRFDPDGVRAVLKIPMQSQSQLITPGAAAPATDC from the coding sequence TTGGCAACCGATTTTCCCATAGTGGCGCTGGGTTCGTCCGCGGGCGGGCTGGAACCGATGCAGGCGTTTTTCCGGACGATCGCGCCGGATACCCCTATGGGCTTTGTGGTGATTGCGCATCTTTCGCCGGATCGCGAGAGTATGCTCGTGGAGATTTTACGCCGTAGTGCGCCGATTCCCGTAAAGCCGGCGGTAGACGGCGATGCGGTCGAGCCGGGCAGCGTGCATGTTATTCAGCCAGGCACTTTACTGACGATTGAATCGGGGCGGCTGAAGGTGGCCGCCGCCGGAAACCAGCGCCCGCTCAACCAGATCGACATCTTTTTTTCCTCGCTGGCGGCGGATGCGGCGGAACGGGCGATCGGTATCATCCTTTCGGGTACAGGCAGCGACGGGACCATCGGCGTCAAGAGAATCAAGGAACATGGGGGCCTGTCCATCACCCAGGGCGCCGATCATTCCACACCGAAGCATACCGGCATGCCTGAAAGCGTCATAAGCGCCGGTCTGAGCGACTATATTCTTCCGCCTGAAAAGATGATGGATCGCATTACCGCCTACCTGAAGGCCGCGGAAAGTGTTGCAACCGCAATAGAAGAAGAAACGCCGACGCAGGATCCCGATGCGGTTCGTCTGGAGATATGCGCGCTGCTTGCAAAGCAGTTGGGACATGATTTCAGCGGTTACAAGGAAGGCTCGTTCATGCGCCGTGTGCAGCGGCGGATGCAGGTGCTGCAGATTTTCAACGTTGGCGACTATGTGGATACATTGCGCGACAATCCGGCGGAACACGAAGCCCTGTTTCGGGACCTGCTGATAGGCGTCACCTATTTTTTTCGCAACGACGATGCGTTTGAAAGTCTGGAAAAAAACGTAATTCCGGAACTTGTGGAGGATATCGACCCGAATACGGATGTTCGGGTCTGGGTTCCGGGATGCGCAACCGGGGAGGAAGTATACTCACTGGCTATCCTGTTGAGTGAAGGTGCGGCAAGGGCGGGATCGCGTCCCAAAATCTGCATTTTTGGCAGCGACCTCGCCGAGGACGCACTGGCGGCCGCGCGAGCGGGAAGATATCCGGCCCCGCTGCTGCGCGGCGTATCCGAAGAGCGCAAGGAACGCTTCTTCGACAGCGACGGTCTCACCTATACCGTTCGCAAGGAGTTGCGTAAACTGTGTGTATTCTCGCATCACAATATTACAAACGATCCGCCTTTTCCGCGGCTCGACCTGATATCGTGCCGCAATCTTCTGATCTATTTTGGCAGCGACCTGCAGCAGCAGCTACTTCCGGTGTTTCACTACGCTCTTCGATCCGGGGGATTCCTGTTCCTTGGGACATCGGAGAGCGTTTCCAGGGGAACCGAACTGTTTACGCCGGTGGACAGCACGAATTCGATTTTCAGGCGCAACGATGATCCGGGCCGCGCCGCGCCTGCCCCGATATTGCCCTTTACCAGAACCCGTTCGGCCGGCGAGGGGCATTACAGAAACAGGACGGCCGGCATGTCGGCGGTGAGTCGCGCCGTCGGTGAACTGGTCGTGGCGCGCTATGTCCCGCCGCACGTGGTCGTGGATCGTTCCGGGAATATTATCCATTCGTCGTCGGGCACCGGAAAATATCTTGAACTTTCCACCGGAAAGCCGATCCAGCAGATTCTGCCGATGGCCCGGAAGGAATTGCGCTTCGATTTAATGCTCGCCTTGAAGGAGGCCCGGGAAGGGAACCGCGCTGCATCCCGGCGTGGCATGATGCTTGAACCGGACAGCGACAAGGTACAGGCGGTCGTCCTGATCGTTGAGCCCCTGACCATCGACAGGGAAGAACCGCTGTATGTGGTCCTGTTTGACGAAACCGGACCGACGCAGGTCCGGGAGAATGACAGCATTCCCCTGCCGGCCAATCGCTCCGAAGACGATGGCAGACAGCTGGAGCAGGAATTGCACGAGATGCGTGAGCGTATTCAGCTGTTAACGGAGCAATATGAGATTTCATTGAACGAAGCGCGGTCCACGAATGAAGAGCTGCTTTCGCTGAATGAGGAGCTTCAATCGGCAAATGAGGAACTGGAGACCTCGAAGGAGGAGTCTCAATCGATGAATGAGGAGCTCCAGAGTGTGAATGCCGATCTGGAGTTGAAGATGCGCGCGCTCGATACGGCGCACAGCGACCTTCAAAATGTCTTCGCAGGCACGGATATTGCCGTTGTCTTCCTCGATCTGAACCTGCGAATTCGCATGTTTACGCCGAAAGTACAAGGAATTTTCAATTTGCTCCCGAGCGATCGGGGCCGTCCCCTGACCGACATTACATACAAGGTGGACCTGCCCGATCTGTGCGACAACATTCAGTCGGTTGCGAATTCCGGCGAACCGCTGGAACGGCGCGTGAATTGCGGCGATCAGCATTTCCTGATGAGAGTACTGCCGTATCAGGGCGGCGGCGAGGGAGTCGAGGGAACACTCGTGACGTTCGTGGATGTCAGCGAGATCGTGCATGCGGAGGATCACCTTCGCACCATGATCGACGAGTTGAACCACCGCGTACGGAACATGCTGACAGTCATAATGGCGCTGGCCAGGCTGACCGCCCGCCGCACCACCGATCCCGAAGCGTTCGTGGAGGTCTTCTCGGGCCGCCTGGAGGCCATGGCCACCTCCTATAATCTTATCTCGCAGGAGGGATGGACCAGTGTCGACCTGGCCGAACTGATCCGCGATGCAACGCAGGCGCATGAACTGTCCGGTGACGCTTGCATCTCGCTTTCGGGTCCGCCGTTGCGGGTCAATCCGAAGGCCGCCCTGGCGCTTGGCATGGTTTTGCATGAACTGGGAACCAACGCGGTGAAGTATGGCGCGCTTTCCGCGTCCGAAGGCAGGGTATCAATCGACTGGAAGACAGAACAGGACGAGATTGGAGACTGGCTTGTCCTACGCTGGCGAGAAACGGACGGTCCCGCTGTCGTCGCGCCCAGGGGAAGCGGCTACGGAACAACGCTGATCGAACGTGAAGTGGAATACGAACTCGACGGCACGGTGGATATCCGCTTCGACCCTGACGGTGTTCGTGCGGTGTTGAAAATCCCCATGCAGTCCCAGTCGCAGCTTATTACACCCGGAGCCGCAGCCCCGGCGACCGACTGCTGA
- a CDS encoding response regulator: MDDMLSRHRILVLEDEMMITILLEELLDELGCRNVVVTRKPAQALRVLTEKGIDAAILDVNLNGQDSFVVADALAGKGIPFIFCTGYSDRVVEPKYADRQVLKKPFRLYELETALRRILQ, from the coding sequence ATGGACGATATGCTGTCCCGTCATCGCATTCTCGTGCTGGAAGACGAGATGATGATAACGATTTTACTGGAGGAACTGCTCGACGAGTTAGGCTGCCGGAACGTGGTAGTGACGAGGAAACCTGCCCAGGCGTTGCGGGTGCTGACGGAAAAAGGCATCGACGCCGCGATCCTCGACGTGAATCTGAATGGTCAGGATAGCTTCGTGGTCGCCGACGCTCTCGCCGGGAAAGGCATACCGTTCATATTCTGCACCGGCTATAGCGACAGGGTTGTCGAGCCTAAATACGCGGACCGACAGGTCCTGAAAAAGCCATTCCGGTTATATGAACTGGAAACGGCGCTCCGGCGAATCCTGCAGTAG
- a CDS encoding glutathione S-transferase C-terminal domain-containing protein, translated as MKLYCNPIVPSTRSILVTAMEAGLEDELDIVRTGGTDVEASEAARAAGVVQEPRLALDDGTVIVGAQQICACLDSLHERPGMIPGAGEARLEIDQLESAAEELFEAALYRYQALHWPDTGDNVASAQWQRMQQIIETLESVAGTVMTGPVNLGQIAVACTLGWLDKYLPDDDWRSRSPALARWYRRFRDRPSMRATEQ; from the coding sequence TTGAAACTCTATTGCAATCCAATCGTTCCCAGTACGCGCAGCATACTCGTGACGGCGATGGAAGCGGGCCTCGAAGACGAACTGGATATTGTCCGGACCGGCGGCACGGACGTCGAGGCTTCGGAGGCGGCACGGGCGGCGGGAGTCGTTCAGGAACCCAGACTGGCCCTGGACGACGGGACTGTCATTGTCGGCGCGCAGCAGATTTGCGCCTGTCTGGACAGTCTGCATGAACGCCCGGGCATGATTCCCGGCGCCGGCGAGGCGCGACTTGAAATCGATCAGCTTGAATCGGCGGCGGAAGAACTGTTCGAGGCGGCGCTATACCGCTACCAGGCGCTCCATTGGCCCGATACAGGCGACAACGTTGCGTCCGCGCAATGGCAGCGCATGCAGCAGATAATAGAGACACTGGAATCGGTTGCCGGAACGGTCATGACCGGCCCCGTCAATCTGGGTCAGATAGCCGTGGCCTGCACGCTTGGCTGGCTCGATAAATATCTTCCGGACGACGACTGGCGCAGCCGGTCGCCCGCGCTTGCCCGATGGTATCGCAGGTTTCGCGACCGTCCCTCGATGCGCGCCACAGAGCAATGA
- a CDS encoding (2Fe-2S)-binding protein, which yields MTETVAQEHTVDLHVNGSHYRIAVDERTSLLDALRDRLGLIGAKKGCDHGQCGACTVHMEGRPALACLTFAVMADGRNIVTIEGLYGADGKLHPMQQAFIDHDAFQCGYCTPGQIMAAVSCVVEGHAESGADIRDYMSGNLCRCAAYPNIVAAVEQARDRMKDG from the coding sequence ATGACCGAGACCGTGGCGCAGGAACATACTGTCGATCTGCATGTCAACGGAAGCCATTACCGGATCGCGGTGGATGAGCGTACCAGCCTGCTTGACGCCTTGCGCGACCGGCTGGGCCTGATCGGCGCCAAGAAAGGCTGCGACCACGGCCAGTGCGGCGCATGCACCGTCCATATGGAAGGCCGCCCGGCTCTCGCGTGCCTGACATTCGCTGTCATGGCGGACGGACGGAACATCGTGACGATAGAGGGGCTCTATGGCGCCGACGGAAAACTGCACCCGATGCAGCAGGCCTTCATCGATCATGACGCTTTTCAATGCGGTTATTGCACGCCAGGCCAGATCATGGCGGCGGTGTCATGTGTTGTTGAGGGGCATGCGGAATCCGGCGCCGATATCCGTGACTACATGAGCGGAAATCTCTGCCGCTGCGCGGCCTACCCGAACATCGTCGCCGCGGTGGAACAGGCCCGCGACCGGATGAAGGACGGCTGA
- a CDS encoding xanthine dehydrogenase family protein subunit M, producing the protein MQRFSFERAKTARDAAISAQSDNCRFIAGGTNLIDYMKLGVERPEALIDINSLAQGDPGTIRANPEELRLGALVRMADAEAHPEIRRSYPVIVDALRLAASPQIRAMASLGGNVLQRTRCEYLRERSWPCNRRDPGSGCAAFNGINREHAILGVSDACIAAYPGDLAQALIVLDATVETMSRGGGRIIAFADLHRPPGNSPEIETILDPGELITFFSVPAGPHTRRSRFVKIRDRASYQFAQASTAVALDLDGDIVRDVRIALGGVATVPWRARQSEALLRGRKLDEAAARDAAECAFADAETRDRNGFKLTLGRQTVMRALLETVTMEIGDG; encoded by the coding sequence ATGCAGCGCTTCAGCTTTGAACGCGCAAAAACCGCGCGCGATGCGGCGATCTCGGCACAATCGGACAACTGCCGGTTCATTGCCGGCGGCACCAACCTGATCGACTATATGAAGCTCGGCGTCGAGCGTCCCGAGGCGCTGATCGACATCAATTCCCTGGCGCAAGGCGATCCCGGAACGATCCGGGCGAACCCGGAGGAATTGCGGCTGGGGGCGCTGGTTCGAATGGCCGATGCCGAGGCGCATCCCGAAATCCGTCGCAGCTATCCCGTTATCGTCGACGCGTTGCGCCTCGCCGCGTCGCCCCAGATTCGCGCCATGGCAAGCCTTGGCGGCAATGTCCTGCAGCGAACGCGATGCGAATATCTGCGCGAACGGTCGTGGCCCTGCAATCGGCGGGATCCGGGAAGCGGCTGCGCCGCATTCAACGGCATCAACCGCGAACACGCCATCCTTGGCGTAAGCGATGCGTGTATCGCGGCCTATCCGGGGGATCTCGCACAGGCGCTTATCGTGCTGGACGCGACGGTGGAAACGATGAGCCGAGGCGGCGGCCGGATTATCGCCTTCGCCGACCTGCACCGTCCGCCCGGCAATTCCCCGGAAATCGAGACGATCCTCGATCCTGGCGAGTTGATTACCTTCTTTTCGGTACCGGCAGGCCCGCATACCCGGCGGTCACGCTTCGTAAAGATACGCGACCGGGCCTCGTATCAGTTTGCGCAGGCATCGACGGCCGTTGCGCTCGATCTCGACGGCGACATCGTGCGCGACGTACGAATTGCCCTCGGCGGCGTCGCAACGGTCCCATGGCGGGCGCGGCAGTCGGAGGCCCTCCTGCGCGGGCGCAAGCTCGACGAAGCCGCTGCACGGGATGCGGCCGAGTGCGCATTTGCCGACGCAGAAACACGCGATCGCAACGGGTTCAAGCTGACGCTGGGCAGGCAGACCGTCATGCGCGCACTGCTTGAAACCGTCACGATGGAGATCGGGGATGGATGA